A stretch of the Aspergillus puulaauensis MK2 DNA, chromosome 6, nearly complete sequence genome encodes the following:
- a CDS encoding uncharacterized protein (COG:S;~EggNog:ENOG410PPIB), translated as MWAIRPFRPLCRQVPRWAQVRSLSTLDGHPHIYVFPSNGAHILSLLPSKPPSPDLSIGITSKLPPTTDSFRENPRFLEILQEVLTKYGHEDPDAISQAQVMASTSGANIASGGVLMPGSRPRKRRGDVDLTSGASGQGGAGSAGRGGWIHLSDERRPPEYGRIPWPEDIFGSLEVDGDGAFVGGTGNYQASGTYRIVTRDGFFGLSPFLRDKLVQRLREEESL; from the exons ATGTGGGCTATCAGACCTTTCAGACCCCTTTGTCGCCAGGTCCCCAGATGGGCCCAGGTGCGATCTCTGTCGACATTAGATGGACATCCTCATATC TATGTATTCCCAAGCAATGGGGCTCACATTCTATCGCTCCTGCCATCCAAACCGCCTAGTCCTGATCTATCCATTGGAATTACATCAAAACTCCCCCCGACGACAGACTCTTTTCGTGAAAACCCGAGGTTCCTAGAGATTCTACAAGAGGTCTTGACTAAATATGGACACGAGGACCCCGACGCAATTTCGCAAGCCCAGGTGATGGCATCTACATCTGGCGCTAATATCGCATCGGGCGGTGTCCTCATGCCTGGTTCCCGTCCTCGGAAGCGCCGCGGCGATGTTGACCTCACCAGCGGGGCTAGTGGACAAGGTGgtgctggatctgctgggagaggagggtggatACATCTGTCGGATGAGCGACGGCCGCCTGAGTATGGGCGAATTCCATG GCCTGAGGACATTTTTGGGAGCTTGGAAGTCGACGGTGACGGGGCGTTTGTGGGTGGTACTGGAAATTATCAAGCGAGCG GAACTTATCGAATTGTCACACGGGATGGATT CTTCGGCTTAAGCCCATTCCTGAGGGACAAGTTGGTCCAGAGACTACGCGAGGAGGAATCACTGTAA
- a CDS encoding SOS response-associated peptidase (COG:S;~EggNog:ENOG410PK5Y;~InterPro:IPR003738,IPR036590;~PFAM:PF02586;~go_function: GO:0003697 - single-stranded DNA binding [Evidence IEA];~go_process: GO:0006974 - cellular response to DNA damage stimulus [Evidence IEA];~go_process: GO:0018142 - protein-DNA covalent cross-linking [Evidence IEA]) — protein sequence MCGRYALGVRMNFVRRRIQEQGMPVDEAPEDDEIRETYNFAPGNIGAIYRAETPNYNVEAQHDKEFEPTDTTEPELREKNARIQYKLQGMKWGLVPFWTKRQPDYGSLMRTINCRDDSLIEDRGMWTSMKRKKRCVVVCQGYYEWLKRGPGGKEKIPHYTRRKDEDLMYLAGLWDCVTYEGSEDKLYTFTVITTSARQSLSWLHDRMPVILEPNSEAWNAWLDPTRTTWSKELQGALKPYDGDLECYQVAKEVGKVGNNSPDFIVPIDSKENKNNIANFFANAKKKQDEPIKEENEDPPVKTVGSVSGVKREHSDGADIEADEDVKKQKTQASPAPSPTKSSEAEPPAKQKQMRSATHNKKTPKKPGPKKASAGSQHITNFFSK from the exons ATGTGTGGCCGGTACGCCCTTGGCGTA CGCATGAACTTTGTCCGCCGTCGGATTCAAGAGCAAGGAATGCCAGTCGACGAAGCGCCGGAAGACGATGAGATAAGGGAGACATACAACTTCGCCCCTGGGAACATCGGCGCCATCTACCGCGCCGAGACCCCCAACTACAATGTTGAAGCTCAACACGACAAAGAGTTTGAGCCAACAGACACAACTGAGCCTGAATTACGGGAGAAGAATGCACGTATACAATATAAGCTCCAAGGCATGAAATGGGGCCTTGTTCCGTTCTGGACGAAGCGGCAGCCGGACTACGGCTCGCTCATGCGAACTATCAACTGCCGGGATGATTCACTGATCGAAGACCGTGGAATGTGGACATCTATgaagcggaagaagcgcTGTGTTGTTGTATGCCAGGGATACTACGAGTGGCTGAAGAGGGGTCCtggaggaaaggaaaagatCCCGCATTATACACGGCGCAAGGACGAGGACTTGATGTATCTTGCTGGGCTTTGGGACTGTGTTACGTATGAGG GCTCTGAGGATAAGCTCTATACTTTCACGGTCATCACGACGTCTGCTCGTCAGTCATTGAGCTGGCTGCATGATCGGATGCCGGTAATACTGGAGCCAAATAGCGAAGCCTGGAATGCCTGGCTAGACCCTACGCGGACGACCTGGTCGAAAGAACTACAGGGCGCCCTGAAGCCTTATGATGGCGATTTAGAGTGCTACCAGGTTGCGAAGGAGGTCGGCAAAGTTGGGAATAACTCTCCAGACTTTATAGTGCCTATTGACAGCAaggagaacaagaacaacattGCCAATTTCTTTGCgaatgcgaagaagaagcaggatgAGCCGATAAAGGAAGAAAACGAGGACCCGCCAGTAAAGACGGTGGGGTCTGTGTCAGGAGTCAAGAGGGAACATTCAGACGGAGCAGATATTGAGGCGGATGAAGACGTtaagaaacagaaaacacAGGCTTCACCTGCGCCATCACCAACGAAGTCTTCGGAAGCGGAGCCACCTGCGAAACAAAAGCAGATGCGTAGCGCGACGCATAATAAAAaaacgccgaagaagccggGGCCAAAGAAGGCCAGTGCTGGAAGTCAGCATATAACTAATTTCTTCTCCAAATAG
- a CDS encoding TPR domain protein (COG:S;~EggNog:ENOG410PMXJ;~InterPro:IPR011990,IPR040201;~TransMembrane:1 (i95-116o);~go_function: GO:0005515 - protein binding [Evidence IEA]): MLSAAAARRTGSAFIRTPTTSLSSRTITFSTRPRPLQHLPKSNASIPYNQFRSSPSTLARHVLSPSHQTRSLSYFQRTRLGLRQASKGIWRKNPVLLPFAIVSVIGATLFFAYIAYIEVMHNAPQYHKFPPTVANELRKAVYYTDVVLDPQQALKYYKSALKAALEVGMHPYSDEVVGIKLQVAKMLEQAGMAKPAIDLLERTKAELLAWADAGRKAAAEKKENEEKHKKSAEESAKAKLNKSKAENSVQTKLEINNQQIIETYEEIKRREEYDEQQRDKAMKKAVGICIKIADLYDSDFIQDPKKAEAAQESAVELSLKELAYRQGSGLPVNGSAGGDDEKIAWLTRTDVVIALVELAQTYFTSDNKADLSIPLFLRALEILRQEEGPNPTCRQVMLIGDVAAAMGGRAQLPFRVEDPEAARAQTIDNARQWAAKALEINKRIPEDEKDEGCYVSCVHVKYSLGEFAEQQGKLKEAKNWYRQALDGAKDYAQRAADDPESGDLVALLETSLERVSRK; encoded by the coding sequence ATGCTcagtgcagcagcagctcgccGCACAGGCAGCGCCTTCATCCGAACACCCaccacctccctctcctcacGAACCATTACATTCTCAACGCGCCCACGCCCGCTACAACATCTACCAAAATCAAACGCTTCAATCCCATACAACCAATTCCGATCCTCACCTTCCACGCTCGCCCGCCATGTCCTCAGCCCCTCCCACCAAACGCGATCCCTCTCCTACTTCCAGCGCACGAGACTCGGCCTCCGACAAGCGTCGAAAGGAATCTGGCGCAAGAACCCCGTCCTCCTACCCTTCGCCATCGTGTCGGTCATTGGTGCGACGTTGTTCTTCGCCTATATCGCCTACATAGAAGTAATGCACAACGCGCCCCAGTACCACAAGTTCCCGCCGACGGTGGCAAACGAGCTACGCAAGGCGGTATACTACACGGATGTAGTCCTCGACCCGCAGCAGGCGCTGAAGTATTACAAATCTGCTTTGAAGGCTGCACTCGAAGTCGGCATGCATCCTTACTCGGATGAGGTGGTTGGGATTAAACTGCAAGTTGCAAAGATGCTAGAGCAGGCGGGGATGGCGAAACCGGCGATTGACTTACTGGAGCGGACAAAAGCGGAGTTGTTAGCTTGGGCTGATGCCGGGCGAAAAGCGGcggcggaaaagaaggagaacgAGGAAAAGCACAAGAAGTCGGCCGAGGAATCAGCGAAGGCAAAGCTTAACAAGAGCAAGGCCGAGAATTCCGTACAAACGAAACTCGAGATCAACAACCAGCAAATTATTGAGACATATGAGGAGATAAAACGGCGCGAGGAATACgatgagcagcagcgcgACAAGGCTATGAAGAAAGCCGTTGGTATCTGTATAAAGATAGCAGACCTCTACGACAGTGATTTCATCCAAGACCCCAAGAAGGCCGAGGCAGCTCAGGAGTCGGCCGTCGAACTTAGCCTGAAGGAGCTTGCATACCGCCAGGGGTCGGGCCTCCCTGTCAATGGCAGcgccggtggtgatgatgagaaaATCGCCTGGCTGACCCGGACAGATGTTGTGATTGCTCTTGTCGAACTAGCCCAGACCTACTTTACCTCGGACAACAAGGCGGATCTTTccatccccctcttcctACGTGCTTTGGAAATCCTCCGCCAGGAAGAAGGACCCAACCCAACATGTAGGCAGGTCATGCTTATAGGCGATGTTGCTGCCGCAATGGGCGGTCGAGCCCAACTACCATTCCGGGTTGAAGACCCAGAGGCTGCGCGCGCGCAGACCATCGACAATGCGAGGCAGTGGGCGGCGAAGGCTCTCGAAATTAATAAGAGGATCCCTGAAGATGAGAAGGACGAGGGTTGTTATGTATCCTGTGTCCACGTGAAGTATAGTCTTGGCGAGTTTGCGGAGCAGCAggggaagctgaaggaggctAAGAATTGGTATAGACAGGCTCTGGATGGTGCTAAAGACTATGCTCAACGGGCGGCCGATGACCCCGAAAGTGGTGATCTGGTTGCTCTGTTGGAGACTTCTTTGGAAAGGGTGTCCAGGAAATAA
- the cpcB gene encoding 40S ribosomal protein RACK1 (BUSCO:EOG092636T6;~COG:T;~EggNog:ENOG410PIEY;~InterPro:IPR036322,IPR015943,IPR001680,IPR019775, IPR020472,IPR017986;~PFAM:PF00400;~go_function: GO:0005515 - protein binding [Evidence IEA]) — MAEQLVLRGTLEGHNGWVTSLATSLENPNMLLSGSRDKTLIIWNLTRDEQAYGYPKRSLEGHSHIVSDCVISSDGAYALSSSWDKSLRLWELSSGQTTRTFVGHTNDVLSVSFSADNRQIVSGSRDRTIKLWNTLGDCKYTITDKGHTEWVSCVRFSPNPQNPVIVSAGWDKLVKVWELASCRLQTDHIGHSGYINTVTISPDGSLCASGGKDGVTMLWDLNESKHLYSLHAGDEIHALVFSPNRYWLCAATASSITIFDLEKKSKVDELKPEYIEKGKKSREPECVSLAWSADGQTLFAGYTDNKIRAWGVMSRA, encoded by the exons ATGGCTGAGCAGCTGGTCCTTCGCGGCACCCTTGAGGGTCACAATGGCTGGGTTACTTCCCTCGCTACCTCTCTGGAGAA ccCCAACATGCTGCTTTCTGGCAGTCGCGACAAGACTCTGATCATCTGGAACCTTACCCGCGACGAGCAGGCCTACGGTTACCCCAAGCGCTCTCTTGAGGGCCACTCCCACATCGTCTCCGACTGT GTTATCTCCTCCGACGGTGCCTACGCTCTGTCCTCCTCTTGGGACAAGTCTCTCCGCCTGTGGGAGCTCTCCTCCGGTCAGACCACCCGGACATTCGTCGGCCACACCAACGATGTCCTCTCCGTTTCCTTCTCCGCCGACAACCGCCAGATCGTTTCCGGATCCCGTGACCGCACCATCAAGCTCTGGAACACCCTGGGAGACTGCAAGTACACCATCACCGACAAGGGCCACACCGAGTGGGTGTCCTGCGTGCGCTTCAGCCCCAACCCCCAGAACCCCGTCATCGTCTCCGCTGGCTGGGACAAGCTTGTCAAG GTCTGGGAGCTCGCTTCCTGCCGTCTCCAGACTGACCACATCGGTCACTCTGGCTACATCAACACCGtcaccatctcccccgaTGGCTCCCTCTGCGCCTCCGGTGGCAAGGACGGTGTCACCATGCTCTGGGATCTCAACGAGTCCAAGCACCTCTACTCCCTCCACGCCGGTGACGAGATCCACGCCCTTGTCTTCTCCCCCAACCGCTACTGGCTCTGCGCTGCTACCGCcagcagcatcaccatcttcgacctcgagaagaagagcaaggttGATGAGCTCAAGCCCGAGTACATCgagaagggcaagaagagcCGCGAGCCCGAGTGTGTCTCTCTCGCCTGGTCCGCTGATGGCCAGACTCTGTTCGCTGGTTACACTGACAACAAGATCCGCGCTTGGGGCGTCATGTCGAGGGCGTAG
- the EMI5 gene encoding succinate dehydrogenase assembly factor 2 (COG:U;~EggNog:ENOG410PPQH;~InterPro:IPR028882,IPR005631,IPR036714;~PFAM:PF03937;~go_component: GO:0005739 - mitochondrion [Evidence IEA];~go_process: GO:0018293 - protein-FAD linkage [Evidence IEA]) — MSTVRLAHRLVRPSTSPLSFTRLATRSFGSSAVRPQDSKNENDRVHSTAPQHRANQTEKPLNPVVPNTTSTMTKDFPNVGKRPSPPELLNSVDPNYKPVDTYPGKVEHFTGGRQEPGTQKPELGVGEMEGITFKVEPLRRTGEDVSTMRARLLYQSRKRGILESDLLLSTFADVYLADMNKEQLQEYDRFLDENDWDIYYWATQDPPEERDAAADVAEDTLTDTWHRTGAKSGEWKQTVGAFKAAYRPVPSRWVESNVLTLLRQHVRDNSATGFHAAKNKKTGGQGPGLNRMPNVQIFNN; from the exons ATGTCTACGGTCCGCTTAGCTCACCGCCTCGTGCGGCCATCAACATCACCTCTCTCATTCACGAGACTGGCGACCCGTTCATTCGGAAGCTCGGCAGTTCGTCCGCAGGACAGCAAGAATGAGAATGACCGAGTACACTCAACAGCGCCGCAGCACCGCGCAAACCAGACCGAGAAGCCGCTGAACCCCGTCGTCCCGAATACAACCTCAACCATGACCAAGGACTTCCCCAATGTCGGCAAGAGGCCATCGCCCCCGGAGCTTTTAAACTCGGTTGACCCGAACTACAAGCCTGTGGATACGTACCCTGGGAAGGTTGAGCACTTCACGGGTGGAAGACAGGAGCCGGGCACGCAAAAGCCGGAGCTTGGAGTTGGCGAGATGGAAGGCATTACGTTCAAGGTTGAGCCTCTCCGACGGACTGGGGAGGATGTTTCGACCATGAGAGCCCGGCTGCTTT ATCAGAGCCGAAAGCGAGGAATTCTCGAGTCCGACCTGCTTCTCTCTACGTTTGCCGACGTCTATCTGGCCGACATGAACAAAGAGCAGCTTCAAGAGTATGATCGATTCCTGGACGAGAACGACTGGGATATCTATTACTGGGCGACCCAGGACCCACCTGAGGAGAGGGATGCTGCGGCAGATGTGGCCGAGGACACACTGACCGACACATGGCATCGTACAGGCGCCAAGAGCGGCGAGTGGAAGCAGACTGTCGGTGCCTTTAAGGCTGCATACCGGCCAGTGCCGTCGCGGTGGGTAGAGTCAAATGTCTTGACACTACTCAGACAGCATGTGCGAGACAACAGTGCCACTGGTTTCCATGCGGCGAAAAACAAGAAGACCGGCGGACAAGGCCCGGGCCTGAACAGGATGCCTAACGTCCAGATCTTCAACAACTGA
- the ERV25 gene encoding emp24/gp25L/p24 family protein (COG:U;~EggNog:ENOG410PKXU;~InterPro:IPR015720,IPR009038;~PFAM:PF01105;~SECRETED:SignalP(1-25);~TransMembrane:1 (n10-20c25/26o186-206i)) → MGSSRLTMRSALGLLFLLFVQISSALKFDIVAGKGERCIRNFVLKDQLVVVTAIVSGERGDGQMVNMHIKDAMGNDHGRPKDVVGETRQAFTSAGDTTFDVCFDNTLVSRRAVANPHRAIELDVDIGADARDWSSIQAQEKLKPIETDLRRIEEIVAEVVNDMEYLRAREHKLRDTNESTNERVKWFAFGTMGMLIGLGVWQVIYLRAYFRSKHLI, encoded by the exons ATGGGGTCTTCCCGATTGACAATGAGGTCGGCCCTcgggcttcttttcctcctttttGTGCAAATCTCTTCCGCCCTCAAGTTCGATATTGTCGCTGGAAAGGGTGAGAGATGTATACGCAACTTCGTGCTCAAGGATCAGCTTGTCGTCGTGACGGCTATTGTGAGCGGCGAGAGGGGCGATGGACAGATGGTCAACATGCAT ATCAAGGATGCAATGGGCAATGATCATGGACGGCCAAAGGATGTTGTTGGCGAGACTCGCCAGGCTTTCACGTCTGCTGGAGACACCACCTTTGACGTCTGCTTCGACAACACGCTGGTTTCCCGCC GGGCTGTTGCGAACCCCCACAGAGCAATCGAGCTTGACGTTGATATCGGTGCCGATGCTCGTGACTGGTCAAGCATCCAGGCTCAAGAGAAGCTTAAGCCGATCGAAACTGACCTCCGCCGTATCGAAGAAATCGTGGCTGAAGTTGTCAACGACATGGAATACCTCCGTGCCCGTGAGCATAAGCTCCGGGACACCAACGAGAGCACCAACGAGCGTGTGAAGTGGTTCGCGTTCGGCACAATGGGCATGCTCATTGGACTTGGTGTCTGGCAGGTTATCTACCTGAGGGCATACTTCCG GTCCAAGCATCTCATTTAA
- a CDS encoding WD40 repeat domain-containing protein (COG:K;~EggNog:ENOG410PIS0;~InterPro:IPR036322,IPR015943,IPR019775,IPR001680, IPR017986;~PFAM:PF00400;~go_function: GO:0005515 - protein binding [Evidence IEA]), translated as MFVLPPPPPRYTVPVAYAAGASNGMAVPIVETNNIIKHPEKGCPLQVGEGTYQLQDDLHLATPPPHPSEAPIINPNPLATNPNPPTSGVKLSLVSIGPRNKTAFPAKLTVTARPFGDGNSALAAPPVKDPSKKRKPKNNIIKSSSSFVSRVIIHEANTKRLNDRDPEGLFAFANINRAFQWLDLSSKHKDEPLSKILFTKAHMISHDVNEVTKSAAHIDVAMGSSAGDIFWYEPISQKYARINKNGVINNSPVTHIKWIPGSENLFIAAHENGQLVVYDKEKDDALFTPELPEQSTESVKSTNWSLQVLKSVNSKNQKTNPVAAWKLANQKIAQFSFSPDHKHLAIVLEDGSLRLMNYLQEEVLDVFRSYYGGFTCVCWSPDGKYIVTGGQDDLVTIWSLPERKIVARCQGHDSWVSAVAFDPWRCDERTYRIGSVGDDCNLLLWDFSVGMIHRPKVHHQVSARNRTSLVATNPQQLNRHIADISGTRIRSDSQRTGEIDTASDQPVQHPVESRSRTALLPPIMSKAVGEDPICWLGFQEDTIMTSSLEGHIRTWDRPRENIGDSHGDQKSPAVIGTSLGSGRAASSMGSL; from the exons ATGTT CGTCCTTCCCCCACCTCCGCCTCGCTATACCGTCCCGGTTGCCTATGCAGCCGGGGCATCGAACGGAATGGCAGTTCCCATCGTGGAAACCAACAACATCATTAAACACCCAGAGAAGGGTTGCCCGTTGCAGGTCGGAGAAG GAACGTATCAACTTCAGGACGACTTGCATCTAGCTACCCCTCCCCCGCATCCCTCTGAAGCGCCGATCATAAACCCGAACCCACTCGCAACCAATCCCAATCCTCCCACGTCAGGTGTCAAGCTATCGTTAGTTAGCATTGGTCCTCGAAACAAGACTGCGTTTCCAGCGAAATTGACCGTTACTGCACGGCCTTTCGGAGATGGGAATAGTGCTTTGGCGGCTCCGCCTGTAAAGGATCCCTCGAAGAAGCGGAAACCCAAAAACAACATCATTAAGAGCAGCTCCTCGTTTGTTTCTCGGGTCATCATTCACGAAGCCAACACGAAACGTTTGAATGACCGCGACCCGGAAGGGCTGTTTGCCTTTGCGAACATTAACCGCGCTTTCCAGTGGCTGGATCTCAGTTCGAAGCACAAGGACGAACCGCTGTCCAAGATTCTCTTCACGAAGGCGCATATGATAAGTCACGATGTCAACGAAGTAACCAAAAGCGCAGCCCATATTGATGTGGCTATGGGATCGTCGGCCGGGGACATCTTCTGGTACGAACCGATATCTCAGAAGTATGCGCGGATCAACAAAAACGGGGTCATCAATAACTCCCCAGTAACGCACATCAAATGGATCCCTGGGTCAGAAAATTTATTCATAGCAGCCCACGAAAACGGCCAGCTGGTGGTGtacgacaaggagaaggacgatGCTCTTTTTACCCCGGAGCTGCCAGAACAATCGACGGAATCAGTGAAATCAACCAACTGGTCCCTACAGGTGTTGAAATCTGTCAATTCCAAGAACCAAAAAACAAATCCAGTTGCAGCCTGGAAGTTGGCAAATCAGAAGATTGCTCAgttttccttctccccagacCACAAACACCTGGCGATTGTGCTGGAGGATGGATCTTTGCGGCTAATGAACTACCTCCAAGAAGA GGTCTTGGACGTTTTTCGGAGTTATTATGGTGGATTTACTTGTGTGTGCTGGTCGCCAGATGGGAAGTATATTGTTACTGGTGGCCAGGACGATTTAGTCACCATATGGTCCTTACCGGAACGTAAGATCGTTGCGCGGTGTCAAGGTCACGATTCGTGGGTCTCCGCTGTCGCTTTTGATCCTTGGCGTTGTGATGAGCGGACATACAGAATTGGTAGCGTTGGCGATGACTGTAATCTTTTGCTCTGGGATTTCAGCGTTGGCATGATCCACCGGCCGAAAGTG CATCATCAAGTTAGCGCTCGCAACCGGACGAGCCTAGTTGCGACAAATCCTCAGCAGCTCAACCGTCACATAGCCGACATCTCAGGGACCCGGATAAGATCAGACTCCCAACGAACTGGTGAAATTGACACTGCATCCGATCAACCAGTTCAGCATCCTGTGGAGTCCAGGTCACGAACAGCTTTACTACCCCCGATTATG TCCAAGGCTGTTGGTGAAGACCCTATATGTTGGCTAGGCTTCCAGGAGGACACAATCATGACGTCTTCCCTGGAAG GTCACATTCGCACTTGGGACCGCCCTCGAGAAAACATTGGAGACAGCCATGGTGATCAGAAGTCGCCTGCGGTAATCGGAACAAGCCTAGGGTCGGGCCGGGCTGCCTCCTCTATGGGCTCACTGTGA
- the gem1 gene encoding ERMES complex Ca(2+)-binding regulatory GTPase GEM1 (BUSCO:EOG0926133I;~COG:V;~EggNog:ENOG410PH4W;~InterPro:IPR020860,IPR011992,IPR021181,IPR001806, IPR027417,IPR018247,IPR013567,IPR013566;~PFAM:PF00071,PF08477,PF08355,PF08356;~TransMembrane:1 (o604-625i);~go_component: GO:0031307 - integral component of mitochondrial outer membrane [Evidence IEA];~go_function: GO:0003924 - GTPase activity [Evidence IEA];~go_function: GO:0005509 - calcium ion binding [Evidence IEA];~go_function: GO:0005525 - GTP binding [Evidence IEA];~go_process: GO:0007005 - mitochondrion organization [Evidence IEA]), translating to MATVRICVCGDEGTGKSSLITSLVKGVFVTNKIQPILPQITIPPTIGTPENVTTTTVVDTSAVPQERSNLAREIRKSNVILLVYSDHYSYERVALFWLPYFRSLGVNVPVVLCANKSDLAADHTETQVIEDEMLPLMSEFKEIDSCIRTSAREHRNVNEAFFLCQKAVTHPIAPLFDAKESVLKPAAVAALQRIFYLSDKDRDDYLSDKEIKDFQMRCFEKSLSEEDLVHIKETIQKTHPASVTPSGIDCRGFIHLNKMYAEKGRHETVWIILRAFQYTDSLSLQESYLHPRFEVPPYASAELSPEGYRFFVNLFLLSDKDNDGGLNDAELASLFSPTPGLPSSWADGSFPSCTVRNEAGDVTLQGWLAQWSMTTFTSPKTTLEYLAYLGFESSDRSNPSTTAALKVTRPRKRRKRPGRVGRNVVLGHIVGAPGSGKSALLDAFLSRGFSSMYHPTIQPRTAVNTVELPGGKQCYLIMDELGELEPAILENQAKLLDQCDVIVYTYDSSDPDSFAYIPKLRAKYPHLEELPSVYIALKADLDRTTQRAEHQPHEYTALLNMPGPPLHVSVTWSSIQEVFVHIAEAAMEPSTAFPRSEEDVEGQWMSWGIALGAVVCAGAAAVMIWRRVSGSGA from the exons ATGGCTACAG TCCGGATCTGTGTTTGCGGGGATGAGGGGACGGGAAAGTCCAGCCTCATCACCTCCCTTGTGAAGGGCGTGTTTGTGACAAACAAGATCCAACCAATTCTGCCGCAGATCACCATCCCTCCTACGATCGGAACCCCAGAAAATGtcacaacaacaacggtGGTCGACACCTCTGCCGTCCCGCAGGAACGGAGCAATCTGGCGAGAGAGATCCGGAAATCAAATGTGATTCTGCTTGTATACTCTGACCACTATAGTTATGAGAGGGTGGCTCTTTTCTGGCTGCCGTATTTCAGGTCCCTCGGTGTCAATGTGCCGGTCGTGCTTTGTGCCAACAAATCCGACCTTGCTGCGGATCACACCGAGACCCAGGTCATCGAAGATGAGATGCTGCCGCTGATGTCCGAGTTCAAGGAAATCGATTCGTGTATTAGAACCAGCGCCCGCGAACATCGTAATGTCAACGAGGCTTTCTTCCTTTGCCAGAAAGCGGTTACACACCCTATCGCCCCCCTGTTTGATGCCAAGGAGTCAGTCCTAAAGCCGGCAGCTGTTGCGGCGTTACAGCGCATTTTCTACCTTAGCGACAAAGATCGGGATGACTATCTGTCAGATAAGGAAATCAAAGATTTCCAGATGAGGTGTTTTGAAAAATCATTGAGTGAGGAGGATTTGGTTCATATCAAAGAAACGATACAGAAAACGCACCCTGCATCTGTGACGCCATCAGGAATAGATTGCCGCGGATTTATTCATCTGAATAAGATGTATGCCGAGAAGGGCCGTCACGAAACAGTCTGGATTATACTTCGCGCGTTTCAGTACACCGACAGTCTCTCCCTGCAGGAAAGCTATCTCCATCCAAGGTTCGAAGTACCACCGTATGCATCGGCTGAACTCTCGCCGGAAGGATATCGGTTTTTCGTaaatctcttcctcctttcgGATAAAGACAATGATGGTGGGTTGAATGATGCCGAGCTAGCATCTCTGTTCTCCCCAACACCAGGGCTGCCATCCTCTTGGGCCGACGGCTCGTTCCCATCGTGCACTGTTCGAAATGAGGCCGGAGACGTCACTTTGCAAGGATGGCTGGCACAATGGAGTATGACAACCTTTACATCACCCAAAACGACATTAGAGTATTTGGCATATCTCGGATTTGAATCTTCAGATCGGAGCAACCCTTCCACGACGGCAGCCCTCAAAGTTACGCGACCCCGGAAGCGGAGAAAACGCCCTGGACGGGTGGGTCGCAATGTGGTCCTTGGTCACATAGTTGGGGCTCCAGGATCTGGAAAATCTGCTCTTCTCGATGCGTTTCTGTCTCGCGGGTTCAGCTCTATGTATCACCCGACCATTCAGCCACGAACCGCGGTAAATACGGTTGAGCTCCCTGGGGGCAAACAGTGTTACCTGATTATGGATGAGCTTGGCGAGCTGGAACCTGCAATTCTTGAGAACCAAGCGAAGCTATTGGATCAGTGTGATGTGATTGTATACACATATGATTCGTCTGACCCTGATTCATTTGCATACATTCCCAAGCTTAGGGCGAAATACCCGCACTTGGAGGAGCTCCCGAGTGTGTACATTGCGCTCAAGGCCGATCTAGATCGCACGACCCAACGCGCCGAACATCAGCCTCACGAGTACACCGCTCTGCTGAACATGCCCGGTCCCCCACTTCATGTGAGCGTCACCTGGAGTTCGATCCAAGAGGTGTTCGTGCACATTGCCGAAGCGGCCATGGAACCAAGCACAGCGTTCCCACGAAGTGAGGAAGACGTCGAAGGTCAATGGATGTCTTGGGGCATAGCGCTCGGAGCGGTGGTTTGCGCGGGAGCTGCTGCAGTTATGATCTGGCGACGAGTCAGTGGCAGTGGAGCTTGA